Proteins encoded by one window of Candidatus Eremiobacterota bacterium:
- a CDS encoding glycogen/starch/alpha-glucan phosphorylase — translation MITVKKSSSTGTAPSPDPKREAFWALMEDFLDLDRASIERFMANHMEYTQGKEKFTSRDIDFYMSLAYTVRDYLMERSNNSHHHYYGENAKRVYYLSMEYLMGRTLGNALVNLGMYDLAKDTLARYDLDMEELMNFEPDAGLGNGGLGRLAACFLDSMATLSIPSFGYGIHYDYGIFNQKIKDGFQVELPDNWLKFGNPWETLRQDYTYVIEISGRVIQYTDNKGSLRHDWVDTRKALAVPYDTPIPGYGNFTANTLRLWSARAIHEFNLEKFNEGDYMLAVQERSLAETITRVLYPKDDQIKGKTLRLIQEYFFVSASLQDIIRRHKVKNRSLDNLEKKAAIQLNDTHPALAIAELMRILVDKEGYGWEKAWDIVQGTIGYTNHTVLPEALERWPVSLMEEILPRHLQIIYEINRRHLDEVSVRFPGDTGRLARMSIIEETPEKAVRMGHLAVVGSHSVNGVAELHSQILVESVFKDFAELWPEKFSNKTNGITQRRWLLLCNPELAALTSRTIGDGWVKDLFQLREMEKSAKDEKFRRAWREIKQNNKKRLAEYVEKTMGITLNTESIFDSQIKRVHEYKRQLLNVLHTITLYHRIKNNPGGDFVPRTKIFSGKAAPGYFMAKLIIKLINAVAEVVNNDPDMGDMLKVVFMENYSVTLAELIIPASDLSEQISTAGMEASGTGNMKLSLNGALTIGTLDGATIEIREEVGDENIFIFGLTAQEVQELRASGYDPFQEVHDNDELRASLEMISTGLFSGGDRELFKPLLDSLLGKGDFFLVLKDYASYIACQEKVNLFFRNQQKWTEMSILNTCRMGKFSSDRTISEYNGEIWKAEPVVIEQKRRPSREPACSKR, via the coding sequence ATGATCACAGTGAAGAAAAGTTCATCGACAGGCACCGCACCCTCGCCGGACCCGAAAAGAGAGGCATTCTGGGCACTCATGGAGGACTTCCTGGATTTGGACAGGGCCAGCATTGAGCGCTTCATGGCAAATCACATGGAGTACACCCAGGGCAAGGAAAAATTCACCTCCAGGGACATCGACTTTTACATGAGCCTCGCCTACACGGTGAGAGACTATCTCATGGAGCGCTCCAACAACTCTCACCACCATTATTACGGTGAAAACGCGAAGCGCGTCTATTACCTCTCGATGGAATACCTTATGGGGAGAACACTGGGGAACGCCCTGGTGAACCTGGGCATGTACGACCTGGCAAAAGACACCCTTGCCCGGTATGACCTGGATATGGAGGAGCTCATGAACTTCGAGCCCGATGCCGGCCTGGGCAACGGGGGCCTCGGAAGGCTCGCCGCCTGCTTCCTGGACTCGATGGCCACCCTCTCCATCCCCTCCTTCGGCTACGGCATCCACTACGACTACGGCATCTTCAACCAGAAAATCAAGGACGGCTTCCAGGTGGAGCTTCCCGACAACTGGCTGAAATTCGGTAATCCCTGGGAAACCCTGAGGCAGGATTACACTTATGTCATCGAGATAAGCGGCCGTGTGATCCAATACACGGACAACAAAGGAAGTCTCCGGCATGACTGGGTTGACACCAGAAAGGCTCTTGCTGTGCCCTATGATACACCGATTCCCGGCTACGGCAACTTCACGGCCAATACGCTCCGGCTCTGGTCGGCTAGGGCCATCCACGAGTTCAACCTCGAGAAGTTCAACGAAGGAGATTACATGCTTGCGGTCCAGGAGAGGAGCCTCGCGGAGACCATCACCCGCGTCCTCTACCCCAAGGACGACCAGATCAAGGGGAAGACCCTGAGGCTCATCCAGGAATACTTCTTTGTATCGGCATCGCTCCAGGACATCATCAGGCGCCACAAGGTGAAGAACCGCTCGCTTGACAACCTGGAGAAAAAGGCGGCCATCCAGCTCAACGACACCCACCCCGCCCTTGCCATTGCCGAGCTGATGAGGATCCTTGTGGACAAGGAGGGCTACGGATGGGAGAAGGCCTGGGACATAGTCCAGGGGACCATAGGCTATACCAACCACACGGTGCTCCCCGAGGCCCTCGAGAGATGGCCCGTCTCCCTGATGGAGGAGATACTGCCCCGCCATCTCCAGATTATTTACGAGATCAACAGGCGCCACCTGGATGAGGTGAGCGTCCGCTTCCCCGGTGATACGGGCCGCCTTGCAAGGATGTCCATCATCGAGGAGACTCCCGAGAAGGCCGTGCGCATGGGGCACCTGGCCGTCGTGGGAAGCCACTCGGTGAACGGCGTGGCGGAGCTTCATTCCCAGATCCTTGTCGAGTCGGTCTTCAAGGACTTTGCCGAGCTGTGGCCTGAAAAATTCAGCAACAAGACCAACGGGATCACCCAGCGGCGCTGGCTGCTGCTCTGCAACCCCGAGCTCGCCGCGCTGACCTCCAGGACCATAGGCGACGGCTGGGTAAAGGATCTCTTCCAGCTGAGGGAGATGGAAAAGTCTGCAAAAGACGAAAAATTCAGGCGTGCCTGGAGGGAGATCAAGCAGAACAACAAGAAGAGGCTCGCGGAATACGTGGAGAAGACCATGGGCATCACCCTGAACACCGAATCAATATTTGACTCCCAGATCAAGAGGGTCCACGAGTACAAGAGGCAGCTCCTCAATGTGCTCCATACCATCACCCTTTACCACCGCATCAAGAACAATCCCGGAGGGGATTTTGTGCCACGCACAAAGATCTTCTCAGGGAAGGCGGCACCGGGGTACTTCATGGCGAAGCTGATCATCAAGCTCATTAACGCCGTGGCTGAAGTGGTGAACAACGATCCCGACATGGGCGACATGCTCAAGGTGGTCTTCATGGAGAATTACAGCGTGACGCTCGCCGAGCTGATAATCCCCGCCTCGGACCTCTCGGAGCAGATTTCCACCGCCGGCATGGAGGCGTCAGGGACAGGGAACATGAAGCTCTCCCTCAACGGCGCCCTCACCATAGGGACGCTTGACGGTGCCACCATCGAGATCAGGGAAGAGGTCGGCGACGAGAACATCTTCATCTTTGGCCTCACGGCCCAGGAGGTCCAGGAGCTCAGGGCCTCGGGGTATGATCCCTTCCAGGAGGTGCACGACAACGATGAGCTGAGGGCATCACTTGAGATGATTTCCACAGGGCTCTTCTCCGGTGGCGACAGGGAGCTCTTCAAGCCTCTCCTTGATTCGCTGCTGGGAAAGGGTGACTTCTTCCTGGTGCTCAAGGACTATGCCTCCTATATCGCCTGCCAGGAGAAAGTGAATCTCTTCTTCAGAAACCAGCAGAAATGGACCGAGATGTCTATCCTGAACACCTGCCGCATGGGCAAATTCTCGAGTGACAGGACCATCAGCGAATACAACGGTGAGATCTGGAAGGCCGAGCCGGTGGTCATTGAGCAGAAGCGCCGGCCCTCGCGAGAGCCGGCCTGCTCAAAGCGATGA
- a CDS encoding aminotransferase class I/II-fold pyridoxal phosphate-dependent enzyme — MKIADFRLERFFARHEFSAPYLLCSSDCESWSVEELLSLEEGSLSELRALRLGYTESLGHPALREELARLYERMGADDIIVFSGAEEAIFIFMNVALGKGDHVIVQFPAYQSLYEVADSIGCRVTRWVMDERKGLWHLDMDLLERLIEKDTRAIIINTPHNPTGHLMLRADYERLIEIAAQKGITLFCDEVYRMLEHDCSLRLPALCDCLDKGISLGVMSKSLGLAGLRIGWVATADRDLRRKMASFKDYTTICSSAPSELLSMIALRNRDKLLARNLSIISLNMELLSGFFREYGHLFRWAPPRAGSIAFPSLLFEKNVLDFVTDLVEKKGVLLMPGTHYDFDERHFRIGFGRRNMPEALGRLEEYVKEQLAGQAGPRGLDN, encoded by the coding sequence ATGAAGATAGCCGATTTCAGGCTCGAGCGGTTTTTTGCCCGCCACGAGTTCAGCGCCCCTTATCTTCTCTGCTCTTCCGACTGCGAAAGCTGGTCGGTGGAGGAACTCCTCTCCCTGGAGGAGGGGAGCCTGAGCGAGCTGCGGGCCCTGCGGCTCGGCTACACGGAGTCCCTGGGGCACCCCGCTCTCAGGGAGGAGCTGGCGCGCCTCTATGAGAGGATGGGCGCCGATGATATCATTGTCTTCTCCGGCGCCGAGGAGGCAATTTTCATCTTCATGAACGTGGCCCTCGGCAAAGGCGATCACGTCATCGTGCAGTTCCCGGCGTACCAGTCACTCTATGAGGTGGCGGACTCCATAGGGTGCCGTGTCACCCGCTGGGTAATGGATGAGCGCAAGGGGCTGTGGCACCTGGATATGGACCTCCTGGAGAGACTGATCGAGAAAGATACCAGGGCCATTATCATCAATACGCCCCACAATCCCACGGGCCACCTCATGCTCCGCGCAGATTACGAAAGGCTCATTGAGATAGCAGCGCAGAAGGGCATCACCCTCTTCTGCGACGAGGTGTACCGCATGCTGGAACATGACTGTTCCTTGCGGCTCCCTGCCCTCTGCGACTGCCTTGACAAGGGCATATCACTGGGAGTCATGTCAAAATCCCTCGGGCTTGCGGGCCTCAGGATAGGATGGGTTGCGACCGCTGACAGGGACCTGAGGCGGAAAATGGCTTCCTTCAAGGATTACACCACAATCTGCAGCAGCGCTCCCTCGGAGCTCCTCTCGATGATTGCCCTCAGGAACAGGGATAAGCTCCTGGCGCGGAATCTATCAATCATATCCCTCAACATGGAGCTTCTGTCAGGATTCTTCAGGGAATACGGGCACCTCTTCAGGTGGGCTCCCCCCCGTGCAGGGTCCATTGCCTTCCCCTCGCTGCTCTTTGAAAAAAATGTGCTGGATTTCGTGACAGACCTTGTGGAGAAAAAAGGCGTGCTGCTCATGCCGGGCACCCATTACGACTTTGACGAGAGGCACTTCCGCATAGGCTTCGGCAGAAGGAACATGCCGGAAGCCCTGGGCCGTCTTGAGGAATACGTGAAGGAGCAGCTTGCAGGTCAGGCCGGCCCCCGGGGGCTCGATAATTGA
- a CDS encoding MBL fold metallo-hydrolase produces the protein MEKIGDQLHVLKFPDLFNANCFLIETESLFIVVDTFMGPASMVPFLDYMKSRGGKRSLFIVNTHHHFDHVWGNCAFGDAAVVIAQEECLAMMRESAQATLDSYRKSSPDWEKGRVTIVLPGITFSRRLTISDGTVDVVLEHLPGHSRDSLVVFLEPSHVCLAGDMVEDPFPLAHEGGPGTSLDLFIRNLGRLRKWKPRQVFPGHGERTDPSLADDNREYLSRLRSIVKKLIKEGKEPEPLNVAVEECLGRKSVLSDFYREAHEGNVHAAAAQLSSPRGPA, from the coding sequence ATGGAAAAAATTGGAGACCAGCTCCATGTGCTGAAGTTTCCCGATCTTTTTAATGCGAACTGCTTTCTTATTGAGACAGAAAGCCTCTTCATTGTGGTGGACACCTTCATGGGTCCTGCCAGTATGGTGCCTTTCCTGGATTATATGAAATCCCGCGGCGGGAAGCGCTCTCTTTTTATAGTGAACACTCACCATCACTTTGACCATGTCTGGGGAAACTGCGCATTTGGGGACGCTGCGGTGGTGATTGCCCAGGAAGAGTGCCTCGCCATGATGAGAGAAAGCGCCCAGGCCACCCTTGATTCCTACAGGAAGAGCAGCCCTGACTGGGAGAAAGGCAGGGTGACCATAGTGCTTCCCGGCATCACCTTCTCACGGCGCCTCACCATAAGCGACGGTACCGTCGATGTCGTTCTTGAGCACCTGCCCGGCCATTCACGGGACTCCCTCGTGGTCTTTCTCGAGCCTTCCCACGTGTGCCTTGCCGGCGACATGGTGGAAGATCCCTTCCCCCTGGCCCATGAGGGAGGTCCCGGCACCTCGCTTGACCTGTTTATAAGAAACCTCGGGAGGCTCAGGAAATGGAAGCCCCGCCAGGTCTTTCCCGGCCATGGGGAGAGGACCGATCCCTCCCTGGCAGATGATAACAGAGAGTATCTTTCAAGGCTCAGGAGCATCGTGAAGAAGCTCATCAAAGAGGGGAAGGAGCCTGAGCCTTTGAACGTGGCTGTGGAGGAGTGCCTCGGGAGGAAGTCCGTCCTCAGTGATTTTTACAGGGAAGCCCATGAAGGCAACGTGCATGCGGCGGCAGCTCAATTATCGAGCCCCCGGGGGCCGGCCTGA
- a CDS encoding ankyrin repeat domain-containing protein: protein MEKHLKILITALIAVLSLMRQPCPAGEIHEAAGAGDIKKVQQFLKENPELLNVGDMVQGQLPLHRAAQGGSKEMTAFLISRGASVHAKDRDGQTALHVAASPAVGDLLIGRGADVTARDSYGRTPLHYAAYYGRDKMVGYFLEKGGEINGLDEEKNTPLMWALMNGHPETALLLMAQGAALNLRNAAGASALSIAKKKGYRTVVDELTKKNVTE from the coding sequence ATGGAAAAACACCTGAAAATTCTTATTACTGCTCTCATCGCCGTGTTGTCTCTCATGAGGCAGCCCTGCCCGGCCGGGGAGATTCATGAAGCCGCCGGTGCAGGCGATATCAAGAAGGTACAGCAGTTTCTGAAGGAGAATCCCGAGCTCCTCAACGTGGGGGATATGGTGCAGGGGCAGCTTCCTCTTCACCGCGCCGCCCAGGGGGGCAGCAAGGAGATGACGGCTTTCCTGATCTCCAGGGGAGCAAGTGTCCACGCGAAAGACAGGGACGGCCAGACCGCTCTTCATGTCGCTGCCTCTCCCGCCGTGGGCGATCTCCTTATCGGGAGGGGTGCTGACGTGACGGCCCGTGACAGCTACGGTCGCACGCCCCTCCACTATGCGGCCTATTACGGCAGGGATAAAATGGTGGGATATTTCCTGGAAAAAGGGGGCGAGATAAACGGCCTTGACGAGGAGAAGAACACGCCTCTTATGTGGGCTCTCATGAACGGCCACCCGGAGACGGCCCTCCTTCTCATGGCCCAGGGCGCGGCGCTGAACCTCCGCAATGCGGCAGGAGCCTCGGCCCTCTCCATCGCGAAGAAAAAAGGCTACAGGACCGTCGTTGACGAACTCACGAAGAAAAATGTCACCGAGTAG
- a CDS encoding NAD(P)H-dependent oxidoreductase, whose translation MKIVVLSGSPKGPHSVTLHYIRYLEKYFDMHTFRVFHTGMEIGRYEKKPDALKELAEEIEASDAVIWCYPVYVGLVPAQMKRFIELVFEGGFAEAFKGKYATTFTTSAHFMDNVAHAYTEAVSSDLSMRYVEGYSAGMDDLIKKEERHRIITFMRAFFLHVEENWPGKQPFLPPSARLSEYKPGKIADVPKKGSRKIVLFTDAEEKDVNLSRMTEVLAKSLANPLEIINIRSISMRGGCLSCYRCVSENECSYKDGFTKIYREHLMPADAIIYAGTIRDRFLSARWKMFYDRSFFNGHRPTTSGKQAAFLFSGPLAQNPQIVQYLECIAGAGQVHNLGIITDEGSSAEVTARLNALAKKILWSIGEGFIRPLTFPGVGAHLLFRDLVYTHQWLFKADHLYYREHGLYDYPQNDVTENMKKHFLGLMMLFPSGRKAMIRESKKKMLEPYQKVIQEMAGMK comes from the coding sequence ATGAAAATCGTGGTTTTGAGTGGAAGCCCCAAGGGCCCCCACAGCGTAACCCTTCATTACATCCGCTACCTGGAGAAGTATTTTGACATGCATACCTTCAGGGTCTTTCACACAGGCATGGAAATAGGCCGTTATGAAAAAAAGCCCGATGCCCTGAAAGAACTGGCCGAGGAGATTGAGGCCTCCGATGCGGTGATATGGTGTTATCCGGTCTATGTCGGCCTTGTGCCGGCCCAGATGAAGCGTTTTATTGAGCTTGTTTTCGAAGGCGGCTTTGCTGAGGCCTTCAAGGGCAAGTATGCGACGACCTTCACCACGTCGGCCCATTTCATGGACAACGTGGCCCATGCTTACACGGAGGCTGTCTCTTCAGATCTGTCAATGAGATATGTCGAGGGATACTCTGCCGGGATGGATGATCTTATCAAGAAGGAAGAGCGCCACAGGATTATCACTTTCATGCGCGCCTTTTTCCTCCATGTGGAGGAAAACTGGCCGGGAAAGCAGCCTTTCCTTCCGCCTTCCGCCAGGCTTTCGGAATACAAGCCAGGCAAGATAGCCGATGTCCCTAAGAAGGGCTCACGAAAAATCGTGCTCTTTACCGATGCGGAAGAAAAGGATGTAAACCTCTCGCGCATGACGGAAGTCCTGGCGAAATCGCTTGCCAATCCCCTTGAGATCATCAACATAAGGTCAATTTCCATGCGGGGGGGGTGCCTGAGCTGCTACCGGTGCGTGTCGGAGAATGAATGCTCTTACAAGGACGGATTCACGAAGATTTACAGGGAGCATCTGATGCCGGCCGATGCCATCATTTATGCAGGGACGATCAGGGACCGCTTCCTCTCGGCGCGCTGGAAGATGTTCTATGACCGCAGCTTCTTTAACGGGCACCGCCCTACTACCTCGGGAAAGCAGGCAGCCTTCCTCTTCTCGGGCCCACTGGCCCAGAACCCCCAGATTGTCCAGTACCTTGAATGCATAGCCGGCGCAGGGCAGGTGCACAACCTGGGGATTATCACCGACGAGGGATCATCGGCCGAGGTGACCGCGCGCCTGAATGCCCTGGCAAAGAAAATTCTCTGGAGCATCGGCGAGGGCTTCATCAGGCCCCTGACCTTCCCCGGCGTGGGAGCCCATCTTCTTTTCCGGGACCTCGTGTACACCCATCAATGGCTTTTCAAGGCCGATCACCTTTACTACAGGGAGCATGGGCTCTATGACTATCCCCAGAATGACGTGACAGAGAATATGAAGAAACACTTCTTGGGCCTCATGATGCTCTTTCCTTCGGGGCGGAAAGCCATGATACGGGAATCCAAGAAAAAAATGCTTGAGCCCTACCAGAAGGTAATCCAGGAAATGGCAGGGATGAAATGA
- a CDS encoding GNAT family N-acetyltransferase, translated as MRELETPRLRLIPLTGEELCLCRSGRHVMEKRLGLEMTVSPLDRETAEALEAALEAMISLVEEDPENYLWNTNWEIALREQNRIIGGLCFHGPPDSEGRVQLGYIMQEAYRCRGYMTEALRAVCSWALSIPGVAMVTAETEKDNMPSQRVLVNIGMMRTRETGRTYWWALTSLRQ; from the coding sequence ATGAGGGAACTTGAAACACCGCGGCTCCGCCTGATTCCTCTCACCGGAGAGGAGCTTTGCCTCTGCCGCAGCGGTCGTCACGTAATGGAGAAACGGCTGGGTCTTGAAATGACGGTAAGCCCCCTTGACCGGGAGACTGCCGAGGCCCTTGAGGCAGCCCTTGAGGCGATGATTTCCCTTGTGGAGGAAGACCCGGAGAATTACCTGTGGAACACCAACTGGGAGATAGCGCTCAGGGAGCAGAACAGGATAATCGGGGGCCTATGCTTTCATGGCCCCCCCGATTCTGAGGGAAGAGTGCAGCTTGGCTATATCATGCAGGAGGCTTACCGCTGCCGGGGCTATATGACGGAAGCGCTGAGGGCCGTATGCTCCTGGGCTCTTTCAATCCCCGGCGTGGCCATGGTGACAGCCGAGACTGAGAAGGACAACATGCCTTCCCAGAGGGTCCTTGTGAATATTGGAATGATGAGGACCAGGGAAACCGGGCGCACTTACTGGTGGGCCCTCACCTCTCTCAGGCAGTGA
- a CDS encoding dihydroorotase, which translates to MIDPHVHLRDWKQAYKETLAHGLRVAFDAGLDGVFEMPNTDPPLTTMERVLERIALADSSGVPLFHGIFMGLTADPQQVKEAVAAHKSLFPRVVGLKLYAGGAGGALAVNDDEGLANVITVLAKTHYDGVLAVHCEKESLLRRDLFECSSPETYALARPHEAEVRGVAEFIAKAGKAGFRGILHVCHVSHPDTIYEIERENERGLFPITCGITPHHALLHTGMMKGPRGGSLIMNPPLRSEEVQRRLLGLLMNGRIDWIETDHAPHLLKEKLNRKDPLPGVPGLPFYPRFIAKLKEIGMPARIIERVTHRTIERAFGIDVARIIHPPSQPLEKEYDFDPFACLNDL; encoded by the coding sequence ATGATTGATCCTCATGTCCATCTGAGAGACTGGAAACAGGCCTATAAGGAGACCCTTGCCCATGGCCTCAGGGTCGCCTTTGATGCAGGTCTTGACGGTGTTTTTGAGATGCCCAACACCGATCCCCCCCTCACGACCATGGAGAGGGTTCTTGAAAGAATAGCCCTTGCCGATTCAAGCGGAGTCCCCCTCTTCCACGGGATTTTCATGGGCCTTACGGCCGATCCGCAGCAGGTAAAGGAAGCCGTGGCAGCCCATAAATCGCTTTTCCCCCGCGTGGTAGGCCTCAAGCTCTACGCGGGAGGCGCCGGGGGAGCTCTCGCCGTCAATGACGACGAAGGGCTGGCGAATGTCATTACCGTTCTTGCAAAAACACATTATGATGGAGTGCTTGCTGTTCACTGTGAGAAGGAATCTTTGCTGAGAAGAGATCTCTTTGAGTGCTCGAGCCCTGAAACCTATGCCCTCGCAAGGCCTCATGAAGCAGAAGTCCGCGGGGTCGCCGAGTTTATAGCGAAAGCGGGAAAAGCGGGATTCCGCGGGATCCTCCATGTATGTCATGTATCGCACCCTGACACGATTTATGAGATTGAGCGCGAGAACGAGCGCGGGCTCTTTCCCATCACCTGCGGTATTACCCCCCATCACGCGCTTCTTCATACCGGCATGATGAAGGGCCCACGGGGGGGCAGCCTTATAATGAACCCGCCCCTTCGCAGCGAGGAGGTGCAGCGCAGGCTCCTCGGGCTTCTCATGAACGGGAGGATTGACTGGATAGAGACCGATCATGCACCCCACCTTCTCAAGGAAAAGCTGAACAGGAAAGATCCCCTCCCCGGAGTGCCGGGATTGCCCTTTTATCCTCGTTTCATTGCAAAGCTGAAGGAGATCGGGATGCCGGCGCGCATCATTGAAAGGGTTACGCACCGCACCATAGAGAGGGCTTTTGGAATCGACGTGGCGCGCATCATCCATCCGCCTTCGCAGCCCCTGGAAAAGGAATATGATTTTGACCCCTTTGCATGCCTGAATGACCTGTGA
- a CDS encoding dihydroorotate dehydrogenase, with product MMGGCSPAEVLACLSSPALKCATVSGILTTKPSLIEWVDRNVPGIDVITTKSYQVMPDAGNREPVLVEAGIGCYGNAVGLRNPGMEKGFDELLSLRSRHSMRALLNISLSGNSVDDFALLVKKFEPVADLLELNFSCPHAGEGYGSSIGSDAALTARYVKALRALTSKPLFPKLTPNVPSIEAVAVAAMASGADGIAAINTVGPEVYYEPHTGMPILSNPRGHKGGKSGRWILDEALSKIAAIRGEIGPGAPLIGMGGITTGADVRAMREAGAQTVGLGSLFIRVPHPVRPAFVKALRDDTEQGTCLSGELLINERLMEYRPYKISRREQKGSDLLLLTLDGACDCRAGEYVFLWVPGAGEKPFSMAYGNPMTFVIRKRHYDKALEQGIVTEALFSLKVGDTVLIRGPYGKEGPPCGSSTVMVVAGGTGIAVVPALLSMLSGKASHIRIYYGVKRGEEPLFSDLIREYGHLETVADQDEPGAVLGSVSRDLESRKIRPDCCYNIGPPLLMAEASRLQETAGVRAERIWNSLETHTMCGVGICGECECGGHLTCQEGTFVSYAFLQDHGLDLS from the coding sequence ATGATGGGAGGCTGCTCCCCCGCCGAGGTTCTTGCCTGTCTCTCGTCCCCGGCGCTGAAGTGCGCCACTGTCTCCGGCATATTGACCACGAAGCCCTCTCTCATCGAATGGGTGGACCGCAATGTTCCCGGCATTGATGTCATTACGACCAAGAGCTACCAGGTGATGCCTGATGCTGGCAACAGGGAACCTGTCCTTGTAGAGGCAGGCATAGGCTGCTACGGGAACGCTGTGGGCCTTCGAAACCCCGGTATGGAGAAGGGCTTTGATGAGCTTTTGAGCCTCAGGAGCCGCCATTCGATGCGGGCGCTGCTGAATATCTCCCTTTCCGGGAATTCTGTTGACGATTTTGCGCTGCTGGTAAAAAAGTTTGAGCCTGTGGCGGACCTGCTGGAGCTCAATTTCTCCTGTCCCCATGCCGGAGAAGGCTATGGCTCTTCAATCGGCAGTGATGCCGCGCTGACGGCCCGGTATGTGAAAGCTCTCAGAGCCCTCACGTCAAAGCCCCTTTTCCCCAAGCTCACTCCCAATGTGCCCAGCATAGAGGCCGTTGCCGTGGCTGCGATGGCCTCGGGGGCTGATGGCATAGCAGCCATCAACACGGTGGGCCCTGAAGTCTATTATGAGCCGCACACGGGGATGCCCATCCTTTCAAACCCCAGGGGACATAAGGGCGGGAAATCAGGCCGGTGGATACTTGATGAGGCATTGAGCAAAATAGCAGCAATAAGGGGTGAAATCGGCCCCGGAGCGCCTCTCATCGGTATGGGAGGTATCACCACTGGTGCCGATGTGAGGGCAATGCGCGAAGCAGGTGCCCAAACCGTGGGCCTGGGGAGCCTCTTCATACGCGTTCCCCACCCGGTGCGCCCTGCTTTTGTAAAGGCTCTCAGGGATGACACGGAACAGGGCACATGCCTGTCGGGCGAGCTTCTGATAAATGAAAGGCTCATGGAATACCGCCCTTATAAGATATCCAGGAGGGAGCAGAAGGGCAGTGACCTCCTGCTCCTTACCCTCGATGGAGCCTGTGACTGCAGGGCAGGAGAGTATGTATTCCTGTGGGTGCCGGGTGCAGGGGAGAAACCTTTTTCAATGGCGTACGGAAATCCGATGACCTTTGTAATAAGAAAACGTCATTATGACAAGGCTCTGGAGCAGGGGATCGTGACAGAGGCATTGTTTTCGTTGAAAGTCGGCGATACTGTTCTTATCAGGGGACCCTATGGAAAAGAGGGGCCGCCGTGCGGCAGCAGCACCGTGATGGTAGTGGCGGGCGGCACCGGTATAGCCGTGGTGCCGGCCCTCCTTTCGATGCTCTCGGGAAAAGCCTCGCATATCAGAATCTATTATGGGGTGAAGAGGGGAGAGGAGCCCCTGTTTTCTGACCTCATCAGAGAGTATGGCCACCTTGAGACTGTGGCTGACCAGGATGAGCCTGGCGCCGTGCTGGGGAGCGTTTCCAGGGACCTGGAGTCCCGTAAGATCCGGCCTGACTGCTGCTATAACATCGGTCCTCCTCTCCTGATGGCAGAAGCCTCAAGGCTCCAGGAGACGGCAGGCGTCAGGGCAGAGAGAATCTGGAATTCACTGGAGACTCATACCATGTGCGGAGTTGGAATATGCGGCGAATGTGAATGCGGCGGCCATCTCACCTGCCAGGAGGGGACCTTTGTCTCTTACGCTTTCCTGCAGGACCATGGCCTGGACCTGTCGTAA
- the pyrF gene encoding orotidine-5'-phosphate decarboxylase, producing MNYLDVLKKSAQETSSIVCIGLDPVIEAMPAHLASEGIAGVPEFYRALFDRMAQVGSRPGAFKLNHGFYLKYDTPLEGSFRGSHVMAQVIGEIRKRFPGIPLILDYKRGDITTSSANYADEGFLSWGVDAVTVSPFMGSDSILPFAEYCNDEKGRGVYLLNRNSNKGALDFQNLMVLEGEHKVPLYIAIAEKIVKWAKERPGVGAVVGATSPEELTDIAKLYVNRHIPLLIPGVGAQGGSAGDVARRLRNVGYDLSMVRISSSSGITHPWQRARKKVPSNWPEVSVAELVTLNDEIAFRQVG from the coding sequence ATGAACTATCTGGATGTCCTGAAAAAAAGCGCCCAGGAGACCTCGAGCATCGTGTGCATAGGGCTGGACCCTGTAATTGAGGCAATGCCCGCTCACCTCGCATCGGAGGGCATTGCGGGAGTGCCTGAATTCTACAGGGCGCTCTTCGACAGGATGGCGCAGGTAGGATCCAGGCCGGGAGCCTTCAAGCTGAATCATGGTTTTTACCTGAAGTATGACACTCCCCTGGAGGGTTCCTTCAGGGGGAGCCACGTGATGGCCCAGGTCATCGGCGAGATCAGGAAACGCTTCCCCGGAATCCCTCTTATCCTCGATTACAAGCGCGGCGATATCACCACTTCGTCGGCCAATTACGCCGATGAGGGCTTCCTGTCCTGGGGCGTTGATGCCGTCACCGTGTCGCCATTCATGGGCTCAGATTCGATTCTGCCCTTTGCAGAATATTGCAATGATGAAAAGGGGCGCGGTGTATACCTGCTGAACAGGAACTCCAACAAGGGTGCCCTGGACTTTCAGAATCTCATGGTGCTGGAGGGTGAGCACAAGGTCCCCCTTTACATTGCCATTGCCGAAAAGATCGTCAAGTGGGCGAAAGAGCGGCCTGGTGTCGGCGCCGTAGTCGGTGCCACCTCCCCTGAAGAGCTCACCGATATCGCGAAGCTTTATGTAAACCGCCATATTCCCCTCCTCATTCCCGGCGTGGGAGCCCAGGGGGGATCGGCAGGCGATGTGGCGCGGCGCCTGCGCAACGTGGGATATGATCTCTCAATGGTGCGGATCAGCAGCTCAAGCGGCATCACCCACCCATGGCAGCGGGCCAGGAAAAAGGTTCCCTCCAACTGGCCGGAGGTGTCCGTTGCCGAACTGGTGACGCTGAATGACGAGATTGCCTTCAGGCAGGTGGGATGA